A stretch of Kaistella flava (ex Peng et al. 2021) DNA encodes these proteins:
- a CDS encoding GLPGLI family protein, producing the protein MKILISLFLLISTILYSQTHRFIYEFKYLQNPNQTELKKENMTLDINTEDTKFYNYHYVTIDSTNITKGQNSQLWDSSTPVIVRKKNSNLNSNYTLIDDVFVYETNDNIDWKLENETKKFENYILQKATTKFGGRNWTAWFAKEINIAEGPYKFRGLPGLIFQVYDDKNHFEFTLVKSFKLKPTYKTPFLESFYGQKPIKTTEENINRMLMNLYNDPYHDTRERFSKNSNTNTEFNINGVIIKNVSQFKELAEIRQKNIRENNYPIEIEKALNYSAK; encoded by the coding sequence ATGAAAATATTGATTTCACTTTTTTTACTTATTAGTACTATTTTATATTCCCAGACTCATCGTTTCATTTATGAATTTAAGTATTTGCAAAATCCTAATCAAACTGAATTGAAAAAGGAAAATATGACTTTAGATATAAATACTGAAGACACTAAATTTTATAATTACCATTATGTAACGATTGATTCAACAAATATCACTAAAGGACAAAATAGTCAACTTTGGGATTCTTCCACTCCTGTAATTGTAAGGAAAAAAAACTCAAACCTTAATAGTAATTATACTCTAATTGATGATGTTTTTGTTTATGAAACTAACGACAATATAGATTGGAAATTAGAAAACGAAACCAAAAAATTTGAAAACTACATCTTACAAAAGGCAACTACAAAATTTGGAGGAAGAAATTGGACGGCTTGGTTTGCTAAAGAAATTAATATTGCGGAGGGACCTTATAAATTTCGTGGATTACCTGGATTAATTTTCCAAGTATATGACGATAAAAACCATTTTGAATTTACTCTTGTTAAAAGTTTCAAATTAAAACCCACTTATAAAACGCCATTTTTAGAAAGTTTTTATGGACAAAAGCCTATTAAAACAACAGAAGAAAATATCAATAGAATGTTAATGAATCTGTATAATGATCCTTATCACGACACAAGAGAAAGGTTTTCAAAAAACAGTAATACTAATACAGAGTTTAATATTAATGGAGTTATCATTAAAAATGTAAGTCAGTTTAAAGAATTAGCGGAAATAAGACAAAAAAATATACGCGAAAATAATTATCCAATTGAAATTGAAAAAGCATTAAATTATTCTGCCAAATAA
- a CDS encoding WD40/YVTN/BNR-like repeat-containing protein, translating into MKRIFTYLFLFVFYNFSFAQWEPLNLGVNINSFYDIFCISPTVIIAVGSEGTILKSTDGGDTWTKKLSGTDSNLTKVKFPTANIGYIISGSGNILKTTDGGETWTAKQTGFSGPYFSDLSCVDENIIFTSNLKSTDGGENWVLFSETYSDRAQFVNGNVGFAGEYLWQQSNWQNPQFFKTMNGGNSWQTISGVAPFHFLNENIGFYYLGGLYKTTNGGLNFEKLNNHGDNNYSLRDIFVVNENTVWG; encoded by the coding sequence ATGAAAAGAATTTTTACTTATTTATTTTTATTTGTTTTTTATAATTTCTCTTTTGCACAATGGGAACCACTCAATCTTGGTGTAAATATAAATTCCTTTTACGATATATTCTGCATTTCCCCCACTGTGATTATCGCAGTTGGTTCAGAGGGCACGATTTTAAAATCGACCGACGGTGGCGATACATGGACGAAAAAGCTTTCAGGCACAGATTCAAATTTAACGAAAGTGAAATTTCCTACTGCAAATATTGGATATATAATTAGTGGTAGTGGAAATATCTTAAAAACTACAGATGGAGGAGAGACATGGACAGCCAAACAAACTGGATTTAGTGGTCCTTATTTTTCGGATTTATCATGTGTTGATGAAAATATAATTTTCACCTCCAATCTGAAAAGTACAGATGGTGGGGAAAATTGGGTATTATTTAGTGAGACGTATTCTGACAGAGCTCAATTCGTAAACGGTAATGTTGGATTTGCGGGTGAATATCTCTGGCAACAAAGTAATTGGCAAAATCCCCAATTTTTTAAAACTATGAATGGGGGCAATTCCTGGCAAACTATATCTGGAGTTGCCCCATTTCATTTTTTAAATGAAAACATTGGTTTTTATTATTTGGGAGGGCTTTATAAAACAACTAATGGGGGTCTAAATTTTGAAAAGTTAAATAATCATGGAGATAACAATTACTCTTTACGTGACATTTTTGTTGTTAATGAAAATACAGTATGGGGATAG
- a CDS encoding IS110 family transposase, whose translation MNENKISMEIINSNAAGIDIGSRSHWVAVGQKEEDIKEFGVFNEDLKNLSNWLKEKDIQTVAMESTGTYWQALYAILLADGFQVILCNGKFTKNIKGRKTDVQDCQWIQKLHSIGLLTGSFLPDEITEKLRTYCRHRANLLDSAASTSKKMQKYLRLLNLRLDVVVNDICGLTGLLIIHAICNGEKIL comes from the coding sequence ATGAATGAGAACAAAATTTCAATGGAAATTATCAATTCAAATGCTGCAGGAATTGATATTGGTAGCCGATCTCACTGGGTTGCGGTTGGCCAAAAAGAGGAAGATATTAAAGAGTTTGGTGTTTTTAATGAGGACTTAAAAAATCTCTCAAATTGGCTCAAAGAAAAAGACATTCAAACCGTTGCAATGGAAAGTACAGGAACTTATTGGCAAGCACTTTATGCTATTTTATTGGCTGATGGATTCCAAGTGATTTTGTGTAATGGCAAATTCACTAAGAATATTAAAGGCAGAAAAACAGATGTTCAAGATTGTCAATGGATTCAAAAACTACACAGTATAGGCCTTTTAACAGGTAGTTTCCTTCCAGATGAAATTACAGAGAAGCTCAGAACCTACTGTCGTCATCGTGCAAATTTATTAGATTCTGCAGCAAGCACTTCAAAAAAAATGCAAAAATATTTACGGTTATTAAACCTTCGATTAGATGTTGTTGTTAATGACATCTGTGGTTTAACTGGATTACTCATCATTCATGCGATTTGCAACGGAGAAAAGATCCTTTAA
- a CDS encoding transposase yields the protein MAYQYFEGVDLLAIEGVSYSTVLSIMSEVGLEGIKKFPTAKHFASWLRLTPNNKISGGKILSNRIPKGSNRLKIALRNAANAIGNLKDSTPLSDFFKRINFRKGRVSAISATARKLAIIIWNMVVKNQAYVNPEGYLFLDEKRKLGLVKRIQKQITKFGLTNEEINFATN from the coding sequence ATGGCCTATCAATATTTTGAAGGTGTAGATTTACTGGCAATAGAAGGAGTTTCCTATTCAACCGTACTTTCAATAATGAGTGAAGTTGGATTAGAGGGTATCAAGAAGTTCCCGACTGCAAAACACTTTGCAAGCTGGTTGAGACTGACCCCAAACAATAAAATAAGTGGTGGTAAAATACTTTCTAATAGGATCCCAAAAGGAAGTAACCGTTTAAAAATCGCTTTAAGAAATGCAGCAAATGCGATTGGTAATCTAAAAGACTCAACACCATTATCGGATTTTTTCAAGCGAATCAATTTTAGAAAAGGTCGAGTATCTGCAATCTCAGCAACTGCAAGGAAATTAGCAATCATCATTTGGAATATGGTCGTTAAAAATCAAGCTTATGTCAATCCGGAAGGCTACTTATTTTTGGATGAAAAAAGAAAACTAGGCTTAGTAAAAAGGATTCAAAAACAAATTACTAAATTTGGTTTGACTAATGAAGAAATTAATTTCGCAACTAATTGA
- a CDS encoding IS1182 family transposase, whose product MQGKKIITPQLFYHQSLDEMVPKDNFYRKVNENLSLDFLYKATANYYGKCGQESIDPVVFFKILMVGYLNNINSDRGLIRFCSNCLDIRLFLGYDINESLPFHSTISRTRSLFGEELFLELFRKVLSLCVGKGMVRGKRMAVDSAFIKANASMDSLIEKEVLEDASAFVNELEDNSEFKTTSTRKKMVDQHHDWKKKEYEGMPGTNKSDRKDEDGNAIRPKYLSNHTHYSPTDPDAKISVKPGKARQLNYSGQLAVDDAFHVITGACASTSGSKDSVIFPEIMNQTLENCKQNHIALDEVLADAGYSSGEALKYCKEKGINAYIPNFGQYKPFREGFVFNKEENRYECVKEGGYNALLLFKKIKTDPKGYSSNHYRSSESDCKDCPLRAECCGKTTKFKKIDTTIHKPLYDEMHEKLNRDPNYTRFLTKRRSSRVEPVLGTLINYHNMKRVNTRGIKTPTNMF is encoded by the coding sequence ATGCAAGGAAAGAAAATAATTACGCCGCAACTCTTTTACCATCAAAGCCTGGATGAGATGGTTCCCAAAGATAATTTCTACCGAAAAGTAAATGAAAATCTGTCACTCGATTTTCTTTATAAAGCTACCGCAAACTATTACGGCAAATGTGGCCAAGAGAGCATCGATCCGGTCGTATTCTTCAAAATTCTGATGGTAGGTTATCTCAATAATATTAACAGTGATAGAGGCTTAATACGCTTTTGCAGCAATTGTCTGGATATCCGTCTTTTCTTAGGATATGACATTAATGAAAGTTTACCATTTCACTCCACTATTTCCCGAACAAGATCTCTTTTCGGGGAAGAACTTTTCTTAGAATTATTCCGTAAAGTTTTGAGTTTGTGTGTAGGGAAAGGAATGGTTCGTGGCAAAAGAATGGCGGTAGATTCAGCTTTCATTAAAGCCAATGCGAGTATGGATTCTTTAATCGAAAAAGAAGTTTTGGAAGATGCTTCAGCCTTTGTAAATGAACTGGAAGATAACAGTGAATTTAAAACAACTTCGACCAGAAAGAAAATGGTAGACCAGCACCATGACTGGAAAAAAAAAGAGTATGAAGGAATGCCGGGCACTAATAAAAGTGACAGAAAAGATGAAGATGGCAATGCAATTCGGCCAAAATACTTGAGCAATCACACCCATTACAGTCCCACCGATCCTGATGCAAAGATTTCTGTAAAACCAGGTAAAGCCCGACAGTTAAATTATTCTGGACAACTGGCTGTGGATGATGCTTTTCATGTTATAACCGGTGCTTGTGCCAGTACATCGGGAAGTAAAGATTCTGTTATTTTTCCCGAGATTATGAATCAGACTTTAGAAAACTGCAAACAAAATCACATTGCGCTTGATGAAGTTTTAGCCGATGCGGGTTATAGCAGTGGCGAGGCTTTAAAGTATTGCAAAGAGAAAGGTATTAATGCCTACATTCCGAACTTCGGTCAATACAAACCATTTCGGGAAGGCTTTGTCTTCAACAAAGAAGAGAATCGGTATGAATGTGTAAAAGAAGGTGGTTATAACGCTTTACTTCTCTTTAAAAAAATCAAGACAGATCCCAAAGGTTATTCTTCCAACCACTATCGCAGCAGCGAGAGCGATTGTAAAGATTGTCCGCTCCGAGCAGAATGCTGTGGCAAAACAACCAAGTTTAAAAAGATCGATACTACGATCCACAAACCGCTCTACGATGAAATGCACGAAAAACTCAACCGCGATCCAAATTACACTCGTTTTCTCACTAAACGCAGAAGTTCCCGCGTAGAGCCAGTTTTGGGTACGTTGATTAATTACCACAATATGAAACGGGTGAATACTAGAGGAATAAAAACGCCAACAAACATGTTTTGA
- a CDS encoding T9SS type A sorting domain-containing protein — MGIVYLSMLDWDTSSRGFIKISSNGNESFTEQILYDSNPALDFQSIHFANETLGFAVGRNNNQGIIWRNGNGINQTMSTKEIDHLEIQIYPNPATTEININFKKTIKENVNIILTDISGKILYSKEFLNKQNIKINTSEFAKGNYILSIKSDQKTFNKKIIIN; from the coding sequence ATGGGGATAGTTTATCTATCAATGCTTGATTGGGATACTTCAAGTAGAGGCTTTATAAAAATTTCTTCGAACGGCAATGAATCTTTCACAGAGCAAATTCTCTACGACTCTAATCCAGCGCTTGATTTTCAATCAATTCATTTTGCGAACGAAACACTGGGATTTGCAGTGGGACGCAATAATAATCAAGGCATTATTTGGAGAAATGGAAATGGTATAAATCAAACTATGTCAACGAAAGAAATTGATCATTTAGAAATTCAAATTTATCCTAATCCAGCAACCACAGAAATTAATATTAATTTCAAAAAAACTATTAAAGAAAATGTTAATATCATCTTAACTGATATAAGCGGAAAAATTTTGTACTCTAAGGAATTTTTAAATAAACAAAATATTAAGATTAATACATCAGAATTCGCAAAGGGAAATTATATTCTTTCGATAAAATCTGACCAAAAAACATTTAATAAAAAAATCATAATTAATTAG